GAATCCCGCTTAACTTTTTCTAAACACTGGTGCTGATAACGCTAAAATTCTTCAGTATCTGACATCCCGGAGCATCAACATATGCAGAGATGTAATACTGCAATAAATTCTTGACAGGGTGGAGAGCAGCATGAATAAGGTAAACACTAACTTCATCCACGTTGTACTCAACCTGTTAATTATCGATCATCAGTAACACCTTCATTTCTCCAGATATTCTTGCCAAGGCTGCAAGTGACAATGAGTATTAGCTTGTGAACTCGTGAGAATAGTCAACGCAAATTTTACAACGCAAATTTTACAATTGACTTGCGTTTCCACTTTGATAGAAGCAGATCTGGAACCAAGCAAGCTTTCGATGTCTTCATCATTGTGAGGATGAACTTCCTCTCCATCTTTTTCCTGCTGATGCTTGTTTCTTCTTCTGTATTCcattatgttaaaaaaaaaaaaatactttccTTAAAAAGATGTTTTTGAACACAAACTAGTTCGTTATTTGCATGAGGATTGTGCTCTTGATTCAATTCTCAGCCTGTTTTGTTTGGACAAAGGATTACTCGGAataaaacttttattttatCGCATTTTCAATTTCCCTTTTTGTTAGACACGAGGACAGTATGTTTATGATGCCACGCAAACACATTTTTATTACACATATATATCAAAAAATAatagttaaattttttttctttcaaataatTTTCTGTTTAAATACAGAGACATTTAACATTTGGATATTGAATTCAAAACTTCTCacttataaaaaataatttaaaaaaaaaacatttaacataaaaatataaccaaaaaaaaaaaagataaagagaCAAAGAAGGGGTGAAACTGGCACTGTAAGGTTAACCCCTAAATACTAGCCATGTCGTCTTGTTCCTTGCATTGCATCATCTTCCCAACTTCCCACGGGACATACTAACATTCATTACTACAACCTGAgtacttttttattttagcgCACATACTTTTTCTGCTACTGCTTCTGACAGCTGCGGCTGCTGTCCCTTTCCTGCATTGTATCTCTGGCGGGAAAAACCGAAAACCACTGAACCAGAAAAATACTTTACTCCTGAGCAACAGCAAGAATGCATTATTGGGTAATGGCAAGGAACGTCGTCGTTTCACTTCCTCGGTGGCGCTCTGTTTCTctcctcctctctccttcaCTTGGCCACCTTTACCACCATCGCCGCAGCTTCTTCACTTCGTCTTCTCCCTCTCTGTAATATCTCTGTCTCCCTCTCTTTTTAGACTATTTAGTACATATAAATATGTTTGTTGATGGGCTTTTGCTAGaaagtttgaatttttggtTTCCGGTTGGTTTGGGAATGTGGTAAAGTTTCAATCTTTACTGTGTCAGAATAGTTTTAGCTTTTTGCATTTCTGGGTTTGATTAGAATTTGCGACATATTATCTGGGTTGGTTCTGATTTTGGTACATATTTTGCTTGTGTGCGCGTTTTCTTGAAAGAGTATTTCGGAGAGTGTGTGATGCTGTGTCTGTGATTCAGTGAGAAGTGTGTGTATGTGTGACTGTTTTTCATTGAGTCTGTGTGCGTGTGTGGCTGTGCGTCTCTGAGTCTATGTGCCCTTGTGGCTGTGTGTTTCTGAGTGTGCGTGTGACTGTGTGTTTGTTAGTATGTGATTTGGTGTGGCCGTGTATTTCTgactctgtgtgtgtgtgttgggaGAGTCAGGGAGAGAGGGAGGCAGAGAGGGGGAGAGAATCTCTGGGAATCTAATTTCTGTTGGCAAGAAATATTATTGATGTACATTTTGTATAATTGTGGAGTGtgtgaaattcaaattttataatgTTTTCAAGTCTTGGAAACTGCAAAGTTCTATACTTTGCACCTTCGTTAAGTCCTTTTGAGGTCTACTTTTTAAATCGTCTTGGTAGAAAATGTATGTACCATGTGTCTGCCAAGCAACAAAGAGCCCACTGgttaattgctttattattCACATTTGTTATGACTTTAAATATGCAGTTTTATGATCTAATTGATGGAGTATGAACAATTTTAAGTATTTACTTTGTTCACAACAGCATCAGGCGGTCAGAGCAGAGATGTCTTAAAGAGCGGAATTTTTTTACTAAAGCATGCAGAAAGGTCAAGCAATTGAGTAATAGTCTCGATGAAAAAGATTTGAATCACGTCCTGTGGTGGAGGGAGGTAAGCTATAGACATGACTTTGTTGGTATAACGCATGCGCGTGTATTATGTGATATctgtcacaaaaaaaaaaaaagctttgcATCATCATTTGTTGTTGTTGCTGCTGTCCTTCAGAAAATGCAGATGTGCACAAAGCCTTCTACCATCTCACTTGTCAAGAGGCTTGCATATGATAATTTGTTGGGTGTGGATAGCAACTTGAAAAATGGGAGGTTagtccttttttctctttaggTCACTGGTGGACTTTTTGTCTTCTATCTCCATTCTTGGCCTTCAATTTCTATTTCTTAGACCATTATGCTTCCCTGTCTTTTGCATTAAAAGGAATTTATCTTTGTTAATAAATTtgaacctttttcttttgcattattGGAACTGTAATTTAGGAATTGAGGATCTTTGTGTCTTTTGTAGCCACTAACTTTAAGATTAAGAGTTGAAGAGTAATATTTAGCGTGATTGTCTTGTGTGTCTGTGTTTCCTGATTCTTGTAACAAAATTTTGTTCCTTGCAATGGACGATATTACATTGAAGGGACTCAATACAATAGGCCCTTCAATACAATAGGTTTAGGAGTTTTAACCTGTAATTTAATGCATCCACGTTAAATCTGATGGTGTGTTGCTAACATCAGTGACAAGATGGCCTTATGCCAGCAATGTGGACCGTCAGTTATTGTATGCAAATTATAACAAAATTGTTTTGCTTGTATTGGATCACAAGTTGTTCTTTTCCAAGAAGATGATTTTCTTTGGATGGGCATAATGAAATTCAGTTCATGCTGTCCAAATATTCCTTTTTTGATGGAAATATGTAAAAGCCCATTCTCTAAAGGTCATgtttttcctagctaacttctTTTCTGAAACTTAGGTTTGATAATGGactttgttttctctctcaTCCTATGTATGCTCTCTATGCTTGTATAGAAAGTACCAAGCTGGTCATTGACTTAAGTATTCACTTTCTGCTGTTGTTCTTTTGTAGCCTGAAGGAAGGCAACCTTAATTGGGAAATGCTGCAGTTCAAGTCAAAATTTCCACGCGAAGTTTTACTTTGCAGAGTATGTTCTTCAATTTATTCATCTTGCACCTGATATTCTAATACTTGTTTTCTTTGAAACAACTTATTCAGCTTTGGTATATTATTTGAACAAGTGAAATTGAGGAAATGACCAATATAGTGTTTTATAGGTTGGAGATTTTTATGAAGCCATTGGAATTGATGCTTGTATCCTCGTGGAATATGCTGGTCTGAATCCTTTTGGTGGTTTGCGTTCAGATAGTATTCCAAGAGCAGGTTGTCCAGTTGTGGTAAGGATAGTATTcctgtgtaaaatttattttcttttaaggtTTTAATTACTCACTTTCTCATGGTTCTAGAGATCTCTAGGAGATTTAGTCGAAAGCTCATAATTTTCCTTGgccaattatttatttttttcccatGCTGGGATCGATAAAATGTTCCTTTCTTCATTTAAGTGAACACTGAGAATTagcatatatgtttattttgtaGACCTGTTTCTTAGAAAAGAGATTACTGTCTAGACTTCTTACTCATGGAAGGTGTGAAGACTATCGGCCAAGTATGGTTTTAAAATTCTTCTTGTATGTTCTCAGCATACTAGTGCTTATGGTTATGGGTTGCATTGGTGTTAGGTATTCATTGCCCTTGCTTTATCTGCAAATTTACTGGATGACACGCAAAGAAAATATGATCTTGTTCAGGTGTCAATCTTGAGTATTCTCACTTGCTATAAATTATAGCAAGCAGTGCTGTTAAGATGGTAGAGGAAGGGTTCATTGCTGTTTTCATGTTTATATCTTTTTGAACttgcatatttttttctttttcaagtaTTGTATGATTTTGCTTTCTGAAAATATTTACCTTCAACATACATGATGCTGATCATTTTGTGTTGTTTTCACTGTGCTTTTTTGGCAGAATTTGAGACAGACTTTGGATGACCTGACACGTCATGGCTTTTCTGTTGTGAGTACCATAATGCAAAACATGCTATCTCAGATTCTCTATTTCTGTGTATGGTTTGGAAACTGATCTGTGGGGCATTAAAGCCAAAACACTTAAACCTGAACTTTTTGCCTATAAAACTATCTATTCTCAGTTAAAGTGATTATTACCTGTTCAGCATTCTACAAGGCAGTAATAGTCCCAGAAATTTCTTGTGTTCTCTCTTAATTTTTGTGAAGAATAGAAAGCTTATGTTCATCTTATGTGAAAGTTTTTCTGCTGAAACACTACTCATAAATTGCATATAAGTGATGTACTGTTATTGCTTCAGATGTTGTTTAAGGACAAAACAAGATTTTTGTCTGCTACCTCAGTTCTATTAAAATTTTACCATGAGAATActttgttttccatttttgtcTTCCAAATAATGGCCTGCGTATGGTAGATTCCCATTTTCTTTTATGGAAGCTGAACAAATTCACCTTTATTCTGCTGCTAAGCTACCACCCCATCGATCTTCCaagtaatatataattttcCCAGGGTTTTGCCTGATGATATTGTTTTGGATGAATGATGCTGGCTATGTTCTGAAGTACTTGTATTTTGCAGTGCATAGTGGAGGAAGTTCAGGGCCCAACACATGCTCGTGGACGTAAAAGTCGTTTTATTTCAGGGTAATTATGTGCTACTGACttggttaaatttggattgctctctaaattggttgttttggttgtatatattgtatttctGATCCCTTCTTGAGAATTTATTTGGTTATCTGCttattttcatttattcatGAAATTTTTATTGTTATCTTGATCATtggttgttttgttttcctaacTTATTCAAGGTGATGGGCTTTCATTTACTGCCTACCTGTTTAGAGTTATAGATAATTACACTCAACTATCCATCATGACGTCAGTTGTTGTACCTTTTAGTAAGTTTGTTGGGATAATTGGGTAGAATGTAGTTGAGAAGACTACAATATGTTTTCTAAGTATATGTTCTCCTAAGTGACCTGATAAAGCAAGTGAAGTTTATTTAGTCAGAAGTAGAAAGTGTACATATGATTCAATAAAAttagaaggaaagaaaaacagaaaaccTGATCAGGTTGTGATCACAGTTCAATTTTGGCCTCTTTCTTGAAGCTTGATACTGTATGCTGGAAAATTCTGCCTTTAGTATAGTCTCAGCGGTGAAATTAAGATTTATATGTAGATTTTTACTGTTCTTCTATATCATGATGTTGGAGTACGAGTAGTtggttcattttattttttatattttttttggcaaatgaCCATGCTTTCATGTATTTTCAGTCATGCGCATCCAGGCAGTCCCTATGTCTTTGGACTGGTTGAAGATGACCGCGATGTTGATTTTCCAGAGCCAATGCCTGTAGTAGGTATGAGTATATCTAATCTTCTTAGCTAGACCGAGTTTCAGTTGAGCTTGTTCTTGATGATAAAGTtgagtttttcttattttgttccTTCTTCTAGGAATTTCCCGGTCAGCCAAGGGTTATTGCATTATTTCAGTGTTGGAAACTATGAAGACTTTTTCTGTAGAAGATGGTCTTACTGAAGAAGCCATAGTTACTAAGCTCCGCACTTGTCAGTGCCATCATTTGTTTCTGCATTCATCGTTGAAACATAATTCATCAGGTTTTCAAGGCCGTCCTCCCTATCCTGATTCCTTGTGGACCATTTCTTTGGGACTGATTGTACAATCTGTTAACGTCTTGATGACCATGTCTTCAAGATAAGTGATGTGATTTTCTCTCTGATAatttagtgaacaagaaaaggTAAGAATATTGATTTTGTCTCTGATAATGAAGCAAACAAGAAAAAGCAGGAATAAGGAAAAGACAGCTCCTTTCATCCTTGATGTTTCTTTCATTATCATTTTTCTGGTGGCCACTACCAGTGGATAAATCATTATATTGCCATTTTTGCTGATACCATTTGATTGCGGTTGGATCTCACTGGAATTGAGTCTACTTTGCAGGAACTTGTCGCTGGGGAGAGTTTGGTGAAGGTGGCCTCTTGTGGGGAGAATGTAATGCTCGACAGTTTGAGTGGTTTGATGGTAATCCACTTGATGAACTCCTGTTTAAGGTGCAGTTGATTGTCCTGTAGTTCCAATAAAGCCTACCTTTTGCATGTCCATGTTTAAAATTTAAATGTTTCAAATTGCATGATTTCAGGTGAAGGAGCTTTATGGTCTTGATAATGTTGTCACATTTAGAAATGTAACTGTTGCTTCAGAAAATAGGCCACGTCCATTGTATCTTGGAACAGCCACACAGATAGGTGTGTAAGTTGTATAAGTCCCTTTTTGCAGACAATTGAGTTTTAAACTGCAACTTTTCTTCATTGTTCGTTCTTTTAGGTGCAATACAAACTGAAGGAATTCCTTCTTTGCTAAAGGTGTTGCTTCCATCAAATTGTGTGGGTCTTCCTGTCCTGTAAGTCAGAGATTTTTCTGTTGTTGATTCTTGCTTCCATAGACAGCTCTATAATCATTTTGAAGAAATCCATCTCAGAGCAGCATCCATAACATTGCATTCACACATTGAAAATGTTGTCAACTCTGTACTTTGTTCTCTTCTAAGTTCAGAAGCTCCTGTAATTTTTTCTCCGAGGATaaataatttgattttgaaGTTTCATTATTCCTTTTCCTTCTAACCTAATTCTCATgttcttaaaaaaaagaaaaaaaaaacctgattCTCATAGTCATGCCCTACTCTGAGAAGGGAAGCCTTTCTTGAGATGCACATGGaggttatgtgagaaaaaaaatgatgggTTGGGGTAGGTCTATTATAATTGGTCCAAAAACTTTGAACGCATACCCACTAAGGAAAATGACAGATTTGGCACAGGAGGAGAATTGATAGACATTTACAATCCTGCTGGATTCCtgctcttttttctctctttatgGGTCACTGTAGCTTCCCCTTTTTCATGCTAATAGTCCATAATTTTAGCCTTTCCTTTGCTGTGGTTTTGTTGTTCTTTTGGATAATggtttaatttccttcattAGCTTGCATGTTTGTCATTGTATCGGCTAGTATTTTGCTTAGTTTGTGGCTTGTTCTTCTCTTAGGTACATGAAAGGTCTTCTCTTGAATCCTCCTGCCTATGAGATTGCATTGACCATTCAGGGTGAGCACGTCAACCTTCTATTAGTTAATTTGTTAATGACAGTAGTGTGATCCTACATCTCTGTCATGCtgctctctatctctctcaactttttttgggtttttctttGGGGAGGGGGGTTCGCAAAATTGCAACTTCATTCTACATATTCTTTTTCAGGATTATATTGGTTGACTAGTTATGTGCAATGTGATTTTCTTGATGATTACTGGAGCATCTATAAAACTTCTTGAGCTGTCTTGCTAGCCATATCTTAAGTGATATTCTCGTTGTCCTTTGCTTTGTTGCCTAAAAGGGGTACCTTTTCAATAAAGTCTATTACTTCAATGAATTATAGTATCTCAATCTCAAACATCTTACTTTTCTAAGTATATTTCTGCTTTTCTTTTACTTCGTTTCCTCTTCCAGTCTTTGTTTTAAGAGTTTATGGGTGAACCAAGGTAGAGTTGGTGATGTTTTTAGGAAACTGATGTACAGTCCGAAACTTTTTATTCAGGTTTGCATATCTTAGTTATGACACTTTGTCAAATAATGGTCAAAAAGAACAGAACTCTACAAAGCCTACACTTATTTTAATTTGAGTTTTGTCTTTCACCATCTTTCAGATCTAGATCTATTTACATGTCCAATAGTTTGGAATGCTTTTTTGggccttttttttccttttggatgCAATCTtgtgtttttctttcttatctattctatctttttgtttcttcaACTTTTAAAGCATATTGTAGTGGTGCTGAATGTTACATTTGTTGGGCCTTGGCCTGGAAGCCTTGGAAGGTGGTAGCTGGGGCAGTTGGGGTTTTGAGGGGATGAGATTGAAGCTCATAAAGGGGAGGGACTAAGCAGGTGTTGAAGTTCTTGGTGTTTGGGTTGGAGTTGGTGGAGGTTGAGTTGCTTCTTTTCCATATTAACTGTGATTTCCACGTCCATCCATGTTAGACTACTGAGCTGGATGTCAGTCTGTCTAGCATTAGgcatatttttaaatttatggTGAGATACAAGATTAGCGTGCTATATTTGTAGTTGAAAAGTTTGGAGGCTTTGGTTGTCTAGTTTATCAATGTTTACCAAATTTAACTCGCTTGGATATATGTATGGTCCTGTGGCCATGGACTTGTGTTGAATGTGTATTTTCTTGTCTCTACTAATACTGTTTTTAGTTTTGCAGAAATATGCAAGCTCATGAGCAATGTGGCATGCTCAATCCCAGACTTCACTTGTTTTCCTTCAGCAAAGGTTTTAGGTCTTTACCTCTGTGTTTATTTGTTGTAACTGAATGCATTGGAAGTTGTTTGACTTCATGGTTTCTGGTTGCTTCTGCTGGCTTCTAGGATTGAGGTTGTTTTGACTTGACCTGGGTGATTTTGAGAAGACGTGTGTCTCTTTGCTGGATTTGAAGACAATTCACCTCACTGATGATATTACATGTTGattgtgataaaaaaaaattccaaattgggCTGTAATCTTGACTAAGTTTCTTTTTAGCTGATGGAAGTATTTTATTGGAATACATGTTTTCATGTTTAAAAGGTATTGGTGGCATATGACCTGATTGGTGTCTTAGCCACTGGAATAGTTTACATGGATATTCCTTCTGCAAATGTTTCAGGTTGGACATATGTATAGGAAATAGGAACCCTCCTTAGTTGAAAAATCTTTTACCTGGGAATAATAGGTACCTGAATGGAGAGATAAGTTTCAAAATGTAAAAATAGAGGAAAATGGTGGAGATGCATATGAATGTcatttcaaatgaaaatgataatTATTTATGAAAAATCCTTATTCACTTGAATGTGCTTGTTCATCGCAATGGTAATGGCATTGATTCAGGTGGTCAAATGCGGAACTTGACCCAAGCTATTTCAGCAATTTGCTCAAATTACTGTCTCGAAACTTGAATTCTTATGCTCTATCGACCTTTTGTAACTTTTCCTGATCTAAATGAATGGGTTGGTTTTGCGTGATATTATGTTTTTCTTCTCTATGCACATATTACAAATCTAGTTCCAATGGTGTTTTACAGATACATATTACTAGAAAGCTCATATGGTTAGTGCCTTTCTTTCATTGAGTATTTGATTGGTCATCAGGTATTAATACATGATCTGGTGATAGGTCAAAggttcacttttcaattttggtATCCTTGTATAGTTGCAAATATTTTTGGTTTCTTGCAATCTGAACCTCTATTTTTTTGTTTGCAGCTTGTGAAATTACTTGAACTGAGGGAGGCTAATCATATTGAGTTCTGCAAAATCAAAAGCATGCTTGATCAAATACTTCAAATGCATAGAAATTCAGAGCTGAAAGAAGTTCTGAAATTATTGATGGATCCGACGTGGGTAGCAACTGGACtgaaaattgattttgaaacatTAGTAAGTATCACTTATATACTGGTTTGGGAAGTTCACCCTTACTCATGCGTTGTGCATTTCTGGGTTTGCAGACATATCAATCCATATGTTGACTTTCATTGGGTTATAGATTTACATAGATAGTATTGTGGCTGAACTGCCGAAAGTTTATACTGTTTGTTGCCATTCACTTAGAATTTGTGATCTTTCTTATGGTTTGCATCTTCTAAATTCTTCATATTCTCCATGTTCCTAGTGTAAGTTGTCTTGTTCCCTCTTGTAGGTCAGTGAATGTGAATTGGTTTCTAGAAGAATTGGTGAAATCATCTCCTTAGATGGTGAAACTGATCAAAAGAGCAGCTTTTACCCGAATAttccaaatgatttttttgaagatatgGAGTCTTCATGGAAAGGTCGTGTCAAGAGAATTCATTTGGAGGAAGCATTTATTGAAGTGGAAAATGCCGCTGAGGCCTTATCTTTGGCTGTAAGTTGTGTGATCCACTTTTCTTGTGATTGTACCATACATATACTATCTTGCATGATACTCGTGTATAAGCTCAAAATATTTAGTGTTAGGTTTTCACTAAACAATTGATTATTTTTTGGGGGAATATTTAAGAGGTTCTTTTGATAGTAACATGTATTGTAGACTGGGGATAGTTTGTTGCTATCTGACTTGAGACATTGGCATGCCATATGTAGCATATCATGGTTCTAGTATGGATTAAGAACTAAAAATCAGTGGTCTTCCTACAAACTGAACACTAGGAGGAAAGAAATACTCAAGAGAGCGGAGGGCTAAAGATGATTGATGAACCTGTATTTGTGTGGAGGAAAAACTGTTTAAATGATAATTTTCTTTTAGAAAATGAGGCGAAGAAAAAGGATAAGATGCTTCTCGCATGTGTTTGTCTGAATAGAGAATGCCAAAAGATGTCAAGTGTTTGGTAGGCGTAATAGGTTGCATCAGTAACtaaattttcttggaaaattcTACAAATTTTGCAGAACATTAGATATAGGGAACTTATTTTCCTACAATCCATCAGGTAACCACgttcattttagtttttaatcaAATACAAACATTCAATCTCAGCTAATACATGTCAGAGACTCAGAAAGCATGcacaaatatttgaaattgttgtCCAACCAGGTTGCAGAAGCCTTTGATCCTATCCTTTCAAGAATAAAAGCTACAACAGCTCCACTTGGTGGACCAAAGGGAGAGATATTGTATGCTCGAGAGCATGAATCTATCTGGTTTAAGGGGAAACGTTTTGTACCAACAGTTTGGGCTGGTACCCCTGGGGAAGAACAAATTAAACAGCTTAAACCTGCTCTTGACTCGAAAGGTAAAAAGGTTGGAGAAGAATGGTTCACCACTCTGAAGGTGGAGGAGGCATTGGtcaggtgattttttttttcgttttttcccCACATAATAATTTAGATGGTTAATCTTTCTTGGTTAATGTCTTTCATCTCTGACTGGAAGTTTTTTGCTTTGTACTTCAGGTACCATGATGCAGGAgcaaaggcaaaggcaaaggtCTTGGATTTGTTGAGGGGGCTTTCTTCAGAGCTTCAAACGAAGATCAATATCCTTGTTTTTGCTTCCATGTTGCTCGTGATTTCAAAGGCATTATTTTCTCATGTTAGGTTGGAAATTAAAACTTGGGCAATTTATGGAACATAAATGTTTTCCCTTCATTGTCACATGTCATGGAAGCCCTTTCTTTACTCGTGATATTTAACAATGAGAATTAAGcttgcattggttactttaTATAGAATCTAGCCCATGCAGGAAAAGATAAATTTTTTAGAATTGACTGCAGACTGGAAGTATGAAGTTTTCTAGGACATGTTGACCGATTTGAAACTAGTGCATTATTCCACAGaatattttgcattttctttggaaaagagagaaactATGGAGCTTTTGAAAGAAAACTGTGATACAGGTTGTGTTTCATGGTCTGATTTTACAACCACTCTCTTGCTATTGATGAACAAGTGTTACTTTTATGTTGAAGTTTTAGGAAATTAAGCAAAAGCATTACTCATAGCACTTATACTTCTCTTGGTGTTTTCAAACTCCCAGTGAGAAGGTTTTGAGTGTTCAGAAATTAATTTCGCATCTGAGATTTTGTATTTTAGTAGTATTTATTCAACATTGGACatagaatcaattttatcataaTTGTTTGGGATAATTGCGTTCCTGTGTTTAGTTAGTCTTTGACAATTTGCTTTTGCCTGTGACCCACGTATCTGTTAGGTGAAATATGTAAATCTATCTTTGTGCATTCTATTTCGATAGAAGCATGTGTACACATAAGAAAATGTACACAAATGTGAAAATAGGAGAGAGAAGTGATTATCCCTTATGTGTTACACAGTTTTCATGGCTTTGGTTTTGGTCCTGTTATTCCTAGTAATTGTATCCTTAGTCACTTAGCAGCTTTAGACGGGTGGAACTTTATCTGGGCATTGAATTTTAATCATAATTCATGTACCAAAATCTGATTTCAAAAATACAAAGTACATTTCTCAATAATGTATTATTCATATGGACTTAGTGGACCTTTGTAAAATGCTGCTAACCACCTATCTAGTTTCTTCTTACTTCTATTTGTGTTAATTGATTTGTCTGGTGCATTCATTGTGGATATGACTGGATTGTAAGTTTACTCCCTTTTCTACTTAGTTAAATCTGCATTCAAGTTCTTAAcatacattttttttctctctcagtGAGGGGCGGAGAAGGAAATGGGTCTTTCCTACTCTCACAAAATCTTGGGGTACAGAGGTAGATTAAAACATCAGATTTGTTAGTTTAGTTTTCACTTGTGCCTGCATAGATGTCTATTTAAGTATGAAATATGTTGATCAATGCATTCGGTTTCATTTTATTGTAATTGACAGATCCATCACAAGGATCTTCTTGCTGCTTTTCTTTACCATCTGAGAGATGCTTAGATTCTAGGGAAAAGCCTCAGAAACTGGGTTCAAAAACGTAATTGGTGCTGCCCCCAAAATTGTCTGATTTTCAATCCATCTCCCTGGAACTTTTCGCTAATTTGTGGTACTTTTGAACAGATCAATTTACAGTCTGTGCTGTCTATGATTTGGTGGTTATGACTAGTTTGTCATTTTAGATTCTCCATCTGGAATGTTGAGGAACCCTTTTCTATATTTGGTTGAATGCATGTGTATGGATGTGTAGCCCACATTCTCCCAGGGTTGGAGGCACACCTTATCTATTTACCATTTGAGCATTATGAACTCTATTTTGGTAAGATATGAGATAATGACACCTGCTTGACTGCTGTTTTACTTGGTTATGCCTTCTTGTTTCAGAATTTGAGCCATTAGAAGCATTGTGAAAAGTATTTTCCTATTGTCTCCTTGGAAACTTATTCTTTATTTCAACTAGAAATTTGACCTTTCTGAATTTACTTGTTAAAGGACTTATTTTACTTAAGGGAAAATGATTTAATTTTATAACATGATTTAATATTACACTGGCGAGTGTAATTATCTTGTCATATTATTTGCATTTTTTCATAATTCTAATTGGAATCTACTTTATGCACTTCAATGAAGGAT
This region of Coffea arabica cultivar ET-39 chromosome 3c, Coffea Arabica ET-39 HiFi, whole genome shotgun sequence genomic DNA includes:
- the LOC113734364 gene encoding DNA mismatch repair protein MSH1, mitochondrial codes for the protein MHYWVMARNVVVSLPRWRSVSLLLSPSLGHLYHHRRSFFTSSSPSLIRRSEQRCLKERNFFTKACRKVKQLSNSLDEKDLNHVLWWREKMQMCTKPSTISLVKRLAYDNLLGVDSNLKNGSLKEGNLNWEMLQFKSKFPREVLLCRVGDFYEAIGIDACILVEYAGLNPFGGLRSDSIPRAGCPVVNLRQTLDDLTRHGFSVCIVEEVQGPTHARGRKSRFISGHAHPGSPYVFGLVEDDRDVDFPEPMPVVGISRSAKGYCIISVLETMKTFSVEDGLTEEAIVTKLRTCQCHHLFLHSSLKHNSSGTCRWGEFGEGGLLWGECNARQFEWFDGNPLDELLFKVKELYGLDNVVTFRNVTVASENRPRPLYLGTATQIGAIQTEGIPSLLKVLLPSNCVGLPVLYMKGLLLNPPAYEIALTIQEICKLMSNVACSIPDFTCFPSAKLVKLLELREANHIEFCKIKSMLDQILQMHRNSELKEVLKLLMDPTWVATGLKIDFETLVSECELVSRRIGEIISLDGETDQKSSFYPNIPNDFFEDMESSWKGRVKRIHLEEAFIEVENAAEALSLAVAEAFDPILSRIKATTAPLGGPKGEILYAREHESIWFKGKRFVPTVWAGTPGEEQIKQLKPALDSKGKKVGEEWFTTLKVEEALVRYHDAGAKAKAKVLDLLRGLSSELQTKINILVFASMLLVISKALFSHVSEGRRRKWVFPTLTKSWGTEDGEPSEGNHQMKITGLSPYWFDAAGGRAVDNTVDMQSLFLLTGPNGGGKSSLLRSICAAALLGICGFMVPAESAVIPHFDSVTLHMKSYDSPADGKSSFQIEMSEIRSIVSGATSKSLVLIDEICRGTETAKGTCIAGSVVETLDAIGCLGVVSTHLHGIFDLPLNTKNIAFKAMGSESVDGQTIPTWKLTDGICKESLAFETAQREGIPESMIRRAKELYFSAYAKDTSVKGYTPSINIVASETKDNHFGKAADQQLYVGKRDIPSKTESWNPMEILWKDVENAVSTICSKNGVELYKKKNALELPFLNCVLIGAKEQPPPSTIGASSVYIMLRPDKKLYVGQTDDLDGRIRAHRLKEGMQNASFLYFLVAGKSIACQLETLLINQLPDRGFQLTNVADGKHRNFGTSAHSLESVAVLR